The DNA sequence CCATGCGTGCCATGTACTCACAGGCCTTCCCGGTGTTCTCGAACTGCTCCTCAACCGTGCCGGTTTCTCCTCTCCGTATGATCGCGTTCCCGCCGAGCGACACTATCACCTTTTTGCCGGACTCACGCATGGGCGACTCACCTCCACTTCTCGTAGTTTCTGCGGCTTTCGGCCCACTTCTCTTTTTCCCCGGTCGCGCGGTAGACACGGGTAAGCCCGTGGTGGGCGGGGGCGTAGTCCGGCCTCGTCTCGAGTATCTTCATATACGCCCGCTCGGCAGGCCCGTAGCGGGATTGCTTCAGGTGTATGCGTCCCATAGCCTTAAGCGCCAGCACCTTCCGGGGGTTTATCTCCAGGGCCCCGTTCATATAGTCGAGGGCCCTGTCGTCGTCCCCGGCATCTTCGTAGCAGAGGCCCAGGTTGGTGTACGAGGTGTCGAAGAGGAAGCGGTATGGGTCCTGTCCGTGCACCTTCGTGTTGACCGCCATGAAGAAAACGGCCAGCGCCGAGATCGATAAGAACACCGGCACGAGGCTCCGCGCCCTGACCCTCCCCGCAATCCAGTAGAGCGCGTATACCCCGAATATTATCATAAAGGGGACCGCGGGGATACGGAAACGGGCGTAGTTGAAGAACATCAGAAACGATACGAGGTAGGTGAAGAAGACAAGATAGACCACGGCGAACTTCCGCGGCTGGCCGAAGGAGAGGAAGAGGCCGAGCAGGGCCAGCGGGGCGATTATACCGAAGCCGAGGACCGGCCCTCCCAGCACCCGCGAGTGCGTCCGGTGCAGGTAGTAGTTGTGGTTGTCCGGGTACTCGTAGAAGTTCCAGAAGAGGAAGAGCTTCTTAGCTTCGAGTACGGCGTAGTCGATCTGGTTTTCGATTATATATTCAAACCCCCGGAGGAACCAGTACCGCGAGCTCTCTCCCCTGGTGAGCTCTCTCCCCGTAAGCTCCCGCGCCTTACGCCTGAAGTCCTCGTGCTCGGAGGCGGGGGTGGGGGTGACGTATGACGGCACCCTGTATGTGCCGTCCGCCTCGGGGTTGTTGCCTATATAGAAGACCTCTCCGCCTCCGCTTGTTATGAGGACCGGTTCGCCCCCGACGTAAAAATTCCTGAGGGTTATTGGCAGTATTATAATGACCGCGCCCAGGACGAATATGACGCCCTTCAATATTCTCGTCCCTTTTGATTCCAGCCCGAACCCCATGAACCAGAGCGGGACTATCGGTACGAGGAGTACTATGTTCTCTCTTACCAGGGCGGCGAGGCCGAGGAAAAGCCCGGCAAGGAGAGGGGGGAAGACGGCGCCGGGCACTTCGGAGCGCATAAGGGAGAGGGTCATCAGGAGGACGAAGAAAACGGTAAGGGAGGTCTTCATGATGACGCCGTCGTAGAGGATGAACGGCCCGTAGGCGGCCGCCGCGAGACCGGCGACGAGTGCGGGGACGGTGCCCCCGAAGACCCTCCGGGCTATGAAGTATATAAGCACGCAGCTCAGGGAACCGATGAGTATCTGGACGAGCCTTATGGTGAAGAGGTCGGTCGTTATGTACTTATAGAAGAAGGCGAGGAAGTAGGAGTAGAGCGGGCTCATCTCGAAGACCTCGCTCCCGCCGAGGATCTCCCCTCCGGCAATCCTCATCGCCTGGTTATGGTAGTAGGCCGGGTCGAGGAAGAGGCAGTCGAGGAACGGGTCGCCCTTGAACTGGTGGATATAGAGGAACCTCAGGGTGAACGCGCCGAGGAAGACGGCGAGCGGCGGAAGGAGCGGGAGGAGCCTTTCAGCGGGGCTATGGTCTTTTACGGCCATCTTGGCGCTGGCAGGATCTCCGGGCATGCGGCCCTTAGAAGTTGTCCTCGACGTACTTCTCAGCCATGAACGCCGCTATGGCTCCGTCGCCGACGGCCGTGGCCACCTGAAGGAGCGGGGTGGTACGGCAGTCGCCGGCGGCAAAGATGCCTTCGGTGGAAGTCTCCATCTTCTGGTTGGTCTTTATAAAGTCGCTCTCGTCCTTCTCGACGTCCACGAAGTAGGTGGTGGGGTTTATGCCGACGAAGACGAAGACCCCGTCGACCGCGACCTCTTTCTCCTCCGAGCTCTTGAGGTCCTTGACCACCGCTCCGGTAACACCCATCTTGTCACCCGTTACCTCTTTAAGGACGTGGCTCCACAGGACCTCGATGTTCTCGGTGGCGAGCGCTTTTTCCTGGAGTATCTTCTCGGCGCGGAGCTGGTCGCGCCGGTGGACTATGTATACCTTCGAGGCTATCTTGGAGAGGTAGACCGCTTCCTTTACGGCCGTATCGCCGCCACCGACGACCATGACGGGCTTGCCCCTGAAAAACGGCCCGTCGCACGTGGCGCAGTAGGAGACCCCCTTGCCCGTGAGCTCCACCTCTCCCGGTACGCCGAGCCTCCTGGGCTTGGCGCCGGTGGCGACTATCACCGCCTTCGTGCGGAGCTCCCCCTCGGAGGTTTTCAGGAGTTTCCCTTTTCCGTCGGGCGTTACGTTCTGCACCTCGGCCATCTTTATCTCGAGCCCGAACCCCTTTGCCTGGGCCTCGAACTTCTCCATAAGTTCCGCGCCGCTTATCGGGGGGAAGCCGGGGTAGTTCTCTATAATGTCGCTTACGGCTATCTGGCCGCCCACCACCTCCCTTTCGAGGAGGAGCGTTTTAAGCCTCGCCCTCTGGGCGTATATCCCGGCCGTGAGGCCCGCCGGCCCCCCGCCTATGATTATAAGGTCGTACATTATAGCCTCCTCAGGGCCTTCTCCTTTTTAGAATGTCAACTCCTTAAACTTTTTAGACTTTTTAAACTCTTTAAACTTCTTCAACTCATTCTATCCTTTCCAGAAAGCCGGTACAAGCAGTATCAGGAGGGTGTATACCTCGAGCCTCCCGAGCAGCATGTTGAATATGAGGACCCACTTGCCGGCGTCCGGCACCATGGAGTAGTTCGAGGCCGGTCCGACCATGCCGAGACCCGGCCCGATGTTGCCTATGGTGGCCGCGGCCGAAGAGATGGCCGTGGTCAGGTCCAGCCCGAGCCCGGCCAGCACGAGGGCCGACAGCACGAACATCATGAGGAAGAGGAAGGTGAAGCCCGTAACACCCCTGGTTATCTCCGGCGCCAGCACCCGCCCGTTAAGCTTTATCGGTATGACCGCGTGCGGGTGCACGAGCCGGTACATCTCCTTGTAGGCGAGTTTTATAAGGAGCAGCACCCTGACGCACTTTATCGCGCCCGTGGTCGAGCCTGCCGAGCCGCCGATGAACATGAGGGTCAAGAGGAGCACCTGCGAGAAGGCGGGCCACGAGCCGAAGTCCGCAGTGCTGTAGCCGGTGGTCGTCGTTATGGAGACGACCTGGAAGGAGGCGTACCGGAAGGCCGTGCCGACCCCGTCGTAGGTGCCGCCGGCGAGGTTTATCGTTACGACCGCGGTAGCGACCGCCATGACGAGCAGGTAGAACTTGAACTCCTCGCTCTTCGTGTACGACTTTACGCCCTCGCGCCAAAAACCGTAGTGGAGCGCGAAGTTCGTGGCGCCGAGTATCATGAATATCATGACGATGCCTTCGGCGTATACGTTCCCGAACGCTCCCACGCTCGCGTTCCTGCTCGAAAACCCGGCGGTGGCCACCCCGCCCACCGTATGGACGAAGGCGTCGAAGAGGCCGAGGCCCGAGAGTGTCAGGAGGACCATCATTGCCAGGGAGAAGGTAAGGTATATGACCAGCAGTAACCTGGCCATCTCCATTATCCTGGGAGTGAACTTGTCTCCGGAGATGGTGGAGGCCTCGGCCTTGTAGAGCTGCATGCCTCCGATGCCGAGGAACGGGAGTATGGCCAGGCCGAGGAGCACTATGCCCATGCCCCCGATCCAGTGGGTCATGCTCCTCCAGAAGAGCATGCCGTGAGTCATGCCCTCTATGTCGGTCAGTATCGAGGCCCCGGTGGTCGTAATGCCCGAGGTGCCCTCGAAGACCGCGTCGACGACGGAGGGGAAGGAGCCGGAGAGGAGGTAGGGCACCGAAGAGGCGAACGCCGCGCTCAACCATGAGAGCGCTACTATAAGGAACCCTTCCCTGTGGCTGACCTCGAGCCCCGACCCCCCCCTGAAGAGGAAGAAGAGCAACGCGCCCACCGTGCCGGTCACGGCTGCGGAGACCCCGAACGTGGCCGTGTCGCCCTCGTTGTAGAAGAGCGAGACCACAAGCGGCGCCAGCATGGCCAGGGCCAGGAAGATGTTTATTAGTCCTACTACCTGTAAGGCGGGACGAAACCTCATCCGGATACCTCTAAAAAGTGCTCTTTTTTACAAAGAGGGGAGGGAAATGGCGCTAAAAGTTAATCCTGTCTTGGCGCCTCTTCCTGCCCGGCCATGCGCATACCAAAGGAGGCGGAGGTGGCGTTAAAAGTATTCGGGCTTGACCATGAGGGCTTTTTCCACTTTGGGTATGGTCTTCCTGAGCGCGAAGATAACCACCTTGTCCCCCGGTTTTATGACGGTATCCCCGCGGGCGAGCGAGACCACGTCGTCCTTCACCACCGCCCCTATGATCGCGCCTTTGGGGAACTTTATTTTTCCTATGGGCCTGTTCACTATGTCGGAGGTCTCCATGGCCAGGCTCTCTATGGCCTCCACCCGTCCTTCCATGAGTGTCTTTACGGAGAGGACTTTCCCCCTCCTTACGAACTGGAGGATGTCGCTGACCGAGCAGAGTCTGGGGGAGACCGCGACGTCTATGCCGACCGTGGAGACCATTGAAAGGTACTCCTGCTTGTCTATGAGGGTGATGCACCTTTCGGCGCCGAGCCTCTTGGCCAGGAGCGAGCTGAGGATGTTGGCCTCCTCGTCGTCGGTTACGGCTATGAAGGTGTCGGTGTCGGATATATTTTCCTCCCTCAGGAGGTCCTGGTCGGTGCCGTCGCCTTTGATGACGATGGTCTTATCGAGCTTTTCGGCGAGGAAGGCGCACCGAGCTTCGTTCTTTTCGACTACCTTGGACTGGTATCCGCCGGTCTCGGTCTGCTCGGCCAGGTAGTAGCCCACGTCCCCGCCCCCGACGATCAGTACCCGGTTGCCGGTCCTTACCTCCTCGCCGCGCAGCAGCGTTACGACCCCTTTGGCTTCTTCGGCGGCGGTAATCGTAAAGACGAGGTCCCCGGCGGCGAACCGCGTGTGGCCCTGCGGGATGATGGTATCGCTCCCCCTGTAGACGGCGACTATGAGGAAGTTCTTTCCGGGGTTGAGCTTCGTGAATTTTTCCAGGCTCTTGCCCGCCAGAGGCGAAGACGCGGTCAGCCTGTACCCGACGAGTTTCAGCCTCCCGTCGGCGAAGTCGACCACGTCCACGGCGCCGGGGATCGCCATTATCTTGAGTATCCGCTCGGCGGCGACCTTTTCGGGGTTTATGTTAAGGTCGAGGTCGATGTAGTCCTCCTCGAATATGGTGGTGTAGCTCATGTAGTCGCGGTCCCTTATCCTGGCTATCTTCTTGGGCACCCTCGACTGCGTTCCGGCTATGAGGCAGGCTATCATGTTGACCTCGTCGCTGTCGGTCACGGCGATGACTATCTCGGCCTTGTCTATACCGGCGTCCATGAGCACCTGCGGGCTGGAGCCGCTGCCATGGATTACCCTGACGTCGAGCCCCTCCTTGACCTCTTGTATGCGTTTTTCGTCCTTCTCTATAAGGACCACGTCCTGGCCCTCGGAAGAGAACTTCTTCGCTATGGTGTATCCGACTACTCCGGCGCCGATAATAATGACCCTCATGACATCTCCTCCGGGTTAAGCCCTTGTCTTCATCATATCCCTTACGACCTTGAGGTTGCACGGGTCGTCGGACGCCGTTATTTTCGGCGTCTCCAGTATGACCGGCACCCCGGAGACCGCACGGTGGCCGAGGAACGCACGGAACCCCTCGAGCCCTATCATGCCGTCCCCTATGTGCTGGTGGCGGTCCACCCCCGAGCCGAGCTCCGCCTTCGAATCGTTCAGGTGGATAAGTTTCAGGTTTTCGATCCCCACATCATTGTCTATAGCTTTCATGAGCGAGTCGACCTCTCTCCGGTTCCTCATGGGATAGCCCGCGGCAAAGCCGTGGCACGTGTCGAAGCAGAGCCCCGCTCTGACCCCCTTTGCCCCGGCGATTATGCCGCCTATTGCACTGAGCTCCCTGCCGGTCTGTGAGCCCGCGCCGGCCGTGTTCTCGACGAGGACGGTCACTTCCGGCTTAAGAGCGGCCGCTACCTCCCCGAGGGCCTCTATGACCCTCTTGACTCCGAACCCCTTTTCCCTGCCCGGCGCGCTGCCCGGATGCGTGACCACATAGTCGGCGCCGAGCTTCCCGGCGAGCTCTATTTCCTTTATGAACAGCCCGACGGACTTCTTGAAGAGGCCCCTCTTCGGCGACGAGAGGTTTATCAGGTACGAGCCGTGTACGGCGACGGACCGGAGTCCGGCCGCCTTTCGCTTCGCCCTGAAGAGCTCCACCTCTTTTTTGGTTACGGGCCTCGAGCTCCATACCCTCGGGCTTCTCAGGAATATCTGTACGCAGTCGCATCCGAGCGCCGCGGCCCTGTCGACGGCCTTCGGTATCCCCCCGGCTATCGAGCAGTGTACGCCGAGCGGCATATATGGGGACCCCTTATGGCACGGTATGCTCCTTCGGTCATCTTTTCTTCTTTAGCTCCAGCGCTTTTCTGGCCGTGCTGGACAGGACCGAAGATATATTCTTGCTCCTGGAAAGGGAGGCCAGGTCCTTTTCATTGAGTTGGGCCATGAGCCTCATGGATATATTAAGGGGGGTCTTGGGGTTCGTTACCAGGGCGCTCTTTATCTGGTAGTTCTTCAACCAGTCCTTGCTCTTGGATATCTGCCTCAGAAGCTCGTCGGAGGTTCCCTTTGTCGCGGTGAGCTTCAGGATTTCGTCCTCGGTAACCCTCGGGTTTCTGAGCACGCTCTGCTGGATGACTTTGTTCGACTCCCTTATGAGCAACTCCCGCGCCTCCTTGTTGCCCATCATCGCGAACTTTACCTTGGCCCCCATGGTCATCCTCTGTATCCGTTCGTGGAGCTTTAAGGAGTCCAGATCCTCCTCCATCTTCTCGATACCTGCCGTGCCGGCCTCCTCCTCTTCGGGCCCTTCTTCCTCGTCCCCCGCCAGGATTCTCTTTACAGCGCTCAGCTGGAGCTCTCCGGTCAGGGGGTTCCCGTCGATGGTCTCGAGGATAGAGGGGGTTTTAGCTATCCATTCCTTCCTGAGGATGAGGGCGTCGAGGACCGCCGACGGTCCGGTCGAGGCGAGTTTCAGGAGGGTCTGGTCGTCGGTCTTCTCGTTAAGGGCTATCATGGTGAGCGCCGCCTCGTTGTCCTCGCAGGCTTCGGCCGCCTTTTTGAGGATCGCGGGGTCCAGGTCGCCTTCGAGCGCCTGGAGGAGCGGCTGGCCCAGGAACTCTTCGAAGCTCTTCGTCGCGGCCTTCTTTACGGCTTCGTCCTTGTCGCGGGACAGTATGTAAAGTACGGTCAGGCGGTCCGCGGGCGCGAGCTCCTCGACGGCCTTGCCCTCGGCCGCGCTGAGGCGCAGCTCCCCCGT is a window from the Thermodesulfobacteriota bacterium genome containing:
- a CDS encoding deoxyribonuclease IV gives rise to the protein MPLGVHCSIAGGIPKAVDRAAALGCDCVQIFLRSPRVWSSRPVTKKEVELFRAKRKAAGLRSVAVHGSYLINLSSPKRGLFKKSVGLFIKEIELAGKLGADYVVTHPGSAPGREKGFGVKRVIEALGEVAAALKPEVTVLVENTAGAGSQTGRELSAIGGIIAGAKGVRAGLCFDTCHGFAAGYPMRNRREVDSLMKAIDNDVGIENLKLIHLNDSKAELGSGVDRHQHIGDGMIGLEGFRAFLGHRAVSGVPVILETPKITASDDPCNLKVVRDMMKTRA
- the trkA gene encoding Trk system potassium transporter TrkA; translated protein: MRVIIIGAGVVGYTIAKKFSSEGQDVVLIEKDEKRIQEVKEGLDVRVIHGSGSSPQVLMDAGIDKAEIVIAVTDSDEVNMIACLIAGTQSRVPKKIARIRDRDYMSYTTIFEEDYIDLDLNINPEKVAAERILKIMAIPGAVDVVDFADGRLKLVGYRLTASSPLAGKSLEKFTKLNPGKNFLIVAVYRGSDTIIPQGHTRFAAGDLVFTITAAEEAKGVVTLLRGEEVRTGNRVLIVGGGDVGYYLAEQTETGGYQSKVVEKNEARCAFLAEKLDKTIVIKGDGTDQDLLREENISDTDTFIAVTDDEEANILSSLLAKRLGAERCITLIDKQEYLSMVSTVGIDVAVSPRLCSVSDILQFVRRGKVLSVKTLMEGRVEAIESLAMETSDIVNRPIGKIKFPKGAIIGAVVKDDVVSLARGDTVIKPGDKVVIFALRKTIPKVEKALMVKPEYF
- the trxB gene encoding thioredoxin-disulfide reductase gives rise to the protein MYDLIIIGGGPAGLTAGIYAQRARLKTLLLEREVVGGQIAVSDIIENYPGFPPISGAELMEKFEAQAKGFGLEIKMAEVQNVTPDGKGKLLKTSEGELRTKAVIVATGAKPRRLGVPGEVELTGKGVSYCATCDGPFFRGKPVMVVGGGDTAVKEAVYLSKIASKVYIVHRRDQLRAEKILQEKALATENIEVLWSHVLKEVTGDKMGVTGAVVKDLKSSEEKEVAVDGVFVFVGINPTTYFVDVEKDESDFIKTNQKMETSTEGIFAAGDCRTTPLLQVATAVGDGAIAAFMAEKYVEDNF
- a CDS encoding glycosyltransferase family 39 protein, which encodes MPGDPASAKMAVKDHSPAERLLPLLPPLAVFLGAFTLRFLYIHQFKGDPFLDCLFLDPAYYHNQAMRIAGGEILGGSEVFEMSPLYSYFLAFFYKYITTDLFTIRLVQILIGSLSCVLIYFIARRVFGGTVPALVAGLAAAAYGPFILYDGVIMKTSLTVFFVLLMTLSLMRSEVPGAVFPPLLAGLFLGLAALVRENIVLLVPIVPLWFMGFGLESKGTRILKGVIFVLGAVIIILPITLRNFYVGGEPVLITSGGGEVFYIGNNPEADGTYRVPSYVTPTPASEHEDFRRKARELTGRELTRGESSRYWFLRGFEYIIENQIDYAVLEAKKLFLFWNFYEYPDNHNYYLHRTHSRVLGGPVLGFGIIAPLALLGLFLSFGQPRKFAVVYLVFFTYLVSFLMFFNYARFRIPAVPFMIIFGVYALYWIAGRVRARSLVPVFLSISALAVFFMAVNTKVHGQDPYRFLFDTSYTNLGLCYEDAGDDDRALDYMNGALEINPRKVLALKAMGRIHLKQSRYGPAERAYMKILETRPDYAPAHHGLTRVYRATGEKEKWAESRRNYEKWR
- a CDS encoding TrkH family potassium uptake protein, translated to MRFRPALQVVGLINIFLALAMLAPLVVSLFYNEGDTATFGVSAAVTGTVGALLFFLFRGGSGLEVSHREGFLIVALSWLSAAFASSVPYLLSGSFPSVVDAVFEGTSGITTTGASILTDIEGMTHGMLFWRSMTHWIGGMGIVLLGLAILPFLGIGGMQLYKAEASTISGDKFTPRIMEMARLLLVIYLTFSLAMMVLLTLSGLGLFDAFVHTVGGVATAGFSSRNASVGAFGNVYAEGIVMIFMILGATNFALHYGFWREGVKSYTKSEEFKFYLLVMAVATAVVTINLAGGTYDGVGTAFRYASFQVVSITTTTGYSTADFGSWPAFSQVLLLTLMFIGGSAGSTTGAIKCVRVLLLIKLAYKEMYRLVHPHAVIPIKLNGRVLAPEITRGVTGFTFLFLMMFVLSALVLAGLGLDLTTAISSAAATIGNIGPGLGMVGPASNYSMVPDAGKWVLIFNMLLGRLEVYTLLILLVPAFWKG